The genomic segment TGCCCGGCATCACCCGCGAAGCCGTCCTCAAGATCGCGGAAGAGGAACAGATACCGATTCACATCGGCACAGTTCCTCGTGAAGCTCTGTACATTGCCGACGAGGTGTTCTTTACGGGTTCCGCCGCCGAGATCACTCCCATCCGCTCGATTGACAAGGTAGAGGTCGGCGAGGGCAAGCCGGGGCCGATCACGCGCAAATTGTCGAAGGCTTTCTTCGATCTGATTGACGGCAAACGACCCGATACTCTCAGACTGCGCGTTCGCGTCTGAGACAATCCTCGATGCGATCTCGTCATACGGCACGCGAGTGGGCTTTGCGCATCCTCTATGCCCACGAAATGTCCAAAGACCCCGTGGACGAGGTCTTCGAGCGGATTCTTGCCGACGCCCGCGAGGATCCGAATCTGTCGTTCTGCCGCTCGCTCTGCCGGCGGGTGGCGGAGGGGGATCAGCACATTGACCAACTCATCGTGAAAGCCGTGGAAAAGTGGGACATCAAGCGCATTGCCGTGCTCGACCACGTCATTCTGCGCATGGCGATTGCCGAGTTGCTCTACTTCGATGATATTCCCTATAAAGTGACTATCAACGAAGCCATCGAACTCGCCAAATGCTACTCCACCGCCCAGAGCGGACGCTTCGTGAACGGTATTCTGGACGCGATCAGCTCTGATTTGAAACGCTCAACCGAACCGGCGGGTGACGTCGCCACCGGAGAGTCCGCCCCGTGAAACTCGGCCTCCTGTCCGACA from the bacterium genome contains:
- the nusB gene encoding transcription antitermination factor NusB, translated to MRSRHTAREWALRILYAHEMSKDPVDEVFERILADAREDPNLSFCRSLCRRVAEGDQHIDQLIVKAVEKWDIKRIAVLDHVILRMAIAELLYFDDIPYKVTINEAIELAKCYSTAQSGRFVNGILDAISSDLKRSTEPAGDVATGESAP